In Pseudomonadota bacterium, the following are encoded in one genomic region:
- a CDS encoding S8 family serine peptidase, whose amino-acid sequence MFFFLGMCLAPTAEAVYRGDDEKQVEVTKKDIRKKEIRKDSKGREFVAGELIVKFKKGVSKAKKSSKHAKRKARRLKKYKNLDIEHVELAQDDNLEEAIAKYKDDPEVEYAEPNYIVYAQALPDDPQFSQTWGLLNTGQTGGTAGADINAPAAWDISTGDSGVVIGVIDTGVDYTHPDLVDNIWINPGEDLNYNGIIEPEEQNGIDDDGNGYIDDFHGINAMNGSGDPMDDNGHGTHCSGTIGATGNNGVGVAGVNWNVKIIGCKFLGSSGYGSVSDAVTCMDYFASLKDDGVDIMGTSNSYGRAGGYLQTMFDAIQAHMDRDMLFVVAAGNSTENNDLYPYYPTNYEVPNVISVAATDHNDAKASFSQYGRRKVHIGAPGVGITSTVPVAGTYGDPSGYNTLDGTSMAAPHVAGLAALLKADEPTRNWVDIKNLILAGGDSVPAMDGITITGKRLNAYGSLSCTDSPVLSLLNKDFNYTEASTPITLSVLSINCGSPVGPVTVSTSNGENINLLDDGIAPDQFAGDGIFSATWTPTTGLETITASSLAGSEVYTPPLIIVDAELPIGVIDIPYTASLSAVSGVEPYSWAFKNGVLPVGLGLDPATGIISGTPSENYAYTYVVTFEVTDALGATAEKLHLIVINDHLSIDNVSPLIATVNAFFSKRVLGSGGLGGGTYLFSIIAGTLPPGIGMSSDSYGVSFYGNPSLAGTYNVMLEVTDGQEVATSQITFIVEDVTITTISLDNAKSGVAYSFQMAAVGGVPPYTWSDLNTLPSGLTLDPITGAISGITLETGTFVVDIELVDANGSISTRQYSLNILEELTEIWRIPYFPNEYQPEVSNPVVDSVGDVFVSGSWRSNSDGHSYTSTLKYDQLGNEIWRTDIVFSGRTGQSLEIDFAPNGFLYHLASDLRTLKLYKYDPADGIEVSSASKPIPVGSAIYYFRRGGISFDSESNVYAVSDAMGEMYVFKYDSDLNEIWTVNIDFNTRLDLGMDITVDDTGNIYVVGGTVALEPIPNTEDIILVKLDNDGNIIWERHYDMSGAADVASGVAINNAGNILVSGNTNYNTFLIEYDPAGNIVDEYVYNTVSRDITSGIELDSSGNVFLSGTHLRKFSSLDGGVLLDTFLENNTYSYDSYDYISKVEIDGRGNIYVTDKIKDEIIKFEGVAPPNSAPIIGGEPPVTVDEDTLYTFTPTVSDIDGDTLIFSIVNQPAWATIDTDTGTLSGTPTNDDVGTTVGIVISVSDNEYSSSLQPFDLTVANVNDAPTEASAGIITYEGQVGTTASGGVTVYDVDVGDTHTLEILTQPSTGFAEVIDNVITFTAPDVYAGHAIFTFLATDSGGLSVEGTCWVYIYGVNDAPVIGGTPPISVDENALYTFTPTASDEEDDSLEFNITNQPPWATFDSVTGNLSGTPTGSDIGTYIDIVISVNDGELFTELPPFDIEVVSVDPDSDEDGYTVIADGDCDDGDLSIYPGAPEVKFDGIDQNCNGYDLTIEITRARYDEEDEELSIRATSDLGSNANLIVEGFGAMSWRSSRSRWELTISHMELNELPATISVTGVEGSEAISTTIR is encoded by the coding sequence ATGTTTTTCTTCTTGGGCATGTGTTTAGCACCGACAGCAGAAGCTGTTTACAGGGGTGACGATGAAAAACAGGTAGAGGTTACTAAGAAGGATATAAGGAAAAAGGAAATCAGAAAAGACAGCAAGGGCCGTGAGTTTGTTGCTGGTGAGCTGATTGTAAAGTTTAAAAAAGGTGTCAGTAAAGCGAAAAAATCTTCAAAACACGCAAAACGTAAGGCTCGACGATTAAAAAAGTATAAGAATCTTGACATTGAACATGTGGAGCTGGCACAGGATGATAATTTAGAAGAAGCAATTGCAAAATACAAAGACGATCCTGAAGTCGAATATGCAGAGCCTAATTATATTGTATATGCCCAAGCATTGCCTGACGATCCTCAATTCAGTCAGACTTGGGGGCTTTTAAATACCGGGCAGACAGGTGGTACGGCTGGTGCAGACATAAATGCCCCGGCAGCATGGGACATTTCCACCGGTGATTCCGGGGTGGTCATTGGTGTTATCGACACGGGTGTTGACTACACCCATCCTGACCTAGTTGATAACATTTGGATCAATCCTGGAGAGGATCTTAATTATAACGGAATTATTGAGCCTGAGGAACAGAATGGTATTGATGATGATGGCAACGGGTATATAGACGATTTTCATGGTATAAACGCCATGAACGGAAGTGGCGATCCCATGGATGACAACGGTCACGGCACCCATTGCTCTGGTACTATTGGAGCAACCGGCAATAACGGTGTCGGTGTGGCCGGGGTGAACTGGAATGTTAAGATTATCGGTTGTAAATTCCTAGGTAGTAGCGGATACGGCTCCGTTTCAGATGCCGTCACGTGTATGGATTATTTCGCATCATTGAAAGATGATGGCGTAGATATCATGGGAACGAGTAATTCCTATGGTCGTGCTGGTGGGTATTTACAGACAATGTTTGACGCTATCCAGGCCCATATGGACCGTGATATGCTCTTTGTCGTGGCTGCGGGTAACAGTACCGAAAACAATGATTTATATCCCTATTACCCAACTAATTATGAAGTGCCAAATGTAATTTCAGTGGCGGCAACAGATCATAACGATGCCAAGGCGTCTTTTTCTCAATATGGTCGCCGGAAAGTGCACATCGGAGCTCCGGGTGTTGGAATTACCAGTACCGTTCCAGTGGCTGGGACGTATGGAGATCCAAGCGGTTACAACACTTTGGATGGTACCTCCATGGCTGCCCCCCATGTTGCAGGTCTTGCCGCTTTGTTAAAGGCAGATGAGCCAACCAGGAACTGGGTAGATATTAAAAATCTTATCCTTGCCGGTGGAGACTCGGTTCCTGCCATGGACGGGATAACCATAACCGGTAAAAGGTTAAACGCCTACGGCTCCCTCTCCTGCACAGACAGCCCAGTGCTTTCGCTGTTAAATAAAGATTTCAACTATACCGAGGCATCAACGCCGATTACTCTGTCAGTACTGAGCATCAACTGTGGTTCTCCGGTCGGTCCGGTAACCGTTAGTACCTCCAATGGGGAGAACATTAACCTCTTGGATGACGGAATTGCACCTGATCAGTTTGCCGGAGATGGCATCTTCTCGGCAACCTGGACGCCTACCACAGGTCTGGAGACCATAACCGCCTCTTCTCTGGCAGGATCTGAGGTTTATACTCCTCCACTTATTATTGTAGATGCAGAACTTCCGATTGGAGTGATCGATATCCCATACACTGCATCACTGTCTGCTGTTTCCGGGGTTGAGCCGTATTCGTGGGCATTTAAAAATGGCGTATTGCCGGTGGGGCTAGGTCTTGATCCGGCGACCGGAATTATTTCCGGGACCCCATCTGAGAACTATGCTTATACATACGTTGTAACTTTTGAAGTCACTGACGCCTTGGGTGCTACAGCAGAAAAATTACATCTAATTGTAATAAATGATCACCTCAGCATCGATAATGTATCGCCACTTATAGCTACGGTAAATGCTTTTTTTTCTAAAAGGGTTTTGGGAAGTGGTGGTTTAGGTGGTGGCACATACTTATTTAGCATAATTGCCGGCACACTGCCTCCCGGGATTGGGATGAGTTCTGATTCATATGGGGTATCGTTTTATGGGAATCCCAGTCTTGCAGGTACATACAATGTGATGCTGGAAGTGACAGATGGGCAGGAAGTAGCAACTTCGCAAATCACTTTTATAGTCGAAGATGTGACCATTACCACCATTTCACTTGATAATGCTAAATCCGGGGTAGCCTATTCTTTTCAAATGGCTGCTGTTGGCGGTGTTCCTCCATATACCTGGTCGGATCTCAACACTCTGCCGTCCGGGTTAACCCTTGATCCGATTACGGGAGCAATCTCAGGTATAACTCTGGAAACGGGTACCTTTGTCGTTGATATCGAACTCGTGGATGCAAACGGTTCAATTTCGACAAGACAATATTCCCTTAATATCCTGGAAGAGTTAACTGAGATATGGCGTATTCCCTATTTTCCGAACGAATATCAACCTGAAGTCAGTAATCCCGTCGTTGATTCCGTCGGAGATGTTTTTGTGAGTGGATCTTGGAGAAGTAATTCTGATGGGCATAGCTATACCAGCACCTTAAAATACGATCAGCTCGGCAATGAAATATGGCGAACTGATATTGTTTTTTCTGGTAGAACTGGACAATCCCTGGAAATAGATTTTGCTCCTAATGGCTTTCTCTATCACTTGGCCAGTGATCTGCGTACTCTTAAACTTTACAAATATGACCCTGCTGACGGAATTGAAGTTTCCAGTGCCAGTAAACCTATTCCGGTTGGGAGTGCTATTTATTATTTCAGACGAGGAGGGATTTCTTTTGACTCGGAATCCAATGTTTATGCGGTTTCTGATGCCATGGGAGAGATGTATGTCTTCAAGTATGATTCGGATCTGAACGAGATCTGGACCGTTAATATTGACTTTAATACACGACTTGATTTGGGGATGGATATAACGGTAGATGATACCGGTAATATTTACGTTGTTGGCGGGACCGTAGCATTGGAACCTATCCCAAATACGGAAGATATTATTTTGGTTAAACTTGATAACGACGGTAATATTATCTGGGAGCGCCATTACGATATGAGCGGTGCTGCTGATGTTGCTTCCGGTGTTGCCATTAATAACGCCGGAAACATACTGGTTTCAGGAAACACTAATTATAATACATTTCTTATTGAGTATGACCCTGCAGGAAATATTGTTGATGAATATGTTTATAACACCGTTTCCAGAGATATCACCAGCGGCATAGAACTTGACAGTTCAGGCAATGTGTTTCTGTCCGGTACACATTTACGAAAATTTTCCTCTTTGGATGGAGGCGTACTCTTAGACACCTTCCTAGAAAACAATACCTATTCTTATGATTCTTATGACTATATATCCAAGGTGGAGATAGACGGTCGGGGTAATATATACGTTACAGATAAAATTAAGGATGAGATTATTAAATTTGAGGGTGTTGCTCCTCCAAATAGTGCCCCGATCATTGGCGGTGAGCCTCCGGTTACTGTCGATGAGGATACCCTTTATACATTTACTCCTACGGTCTCGGATATTGACGGTGACACTTTAATTTTTAGTATAGTCAATCAGCCTGCCTGGGCAACTATTGATACAGATACCGGGACGCTCAGCGGCACTCCAACCAACGATGATGTTGGCACCACTGTGGGTATCGTGATCTCGGTAAGTGACAATGAATATAGCAGTTCTCTGCAACCTTTTGATCTTACCGTTGCAAATGTTAACGATGCTCCTACCGAAGCTTCTGCCGGGATTATAACTTACGAGGGTCAGGTAGGCACAACGGCTTCTGGAGGTGTTACCGTGTATGATGTGGATGTTGGAGATACTCATACATTAGAGATACTCACCCAGCCGAGCACAGGTTTTGCAGAAGTTATTGATAATGTTATTACCTTTACCGCTCCAGACGTTTATGCCGGACATGCTATTTTTACATTCCTGGCCACTGATTCCGGCGGCCTTTCGGTTGAGGGAACTTGTTGGGTGTATATTTATGGTGTCAACGACGCACCGGTTATTGGTGGTACACCTCCAATCAGTGTTGACGAGAATGCTCTTTATACATTTACTCCGACCGCATCGGATGAAGAGGATGATTCTCTTGAATTCAACATTACCAACCAACCGCCATGGGCGACCTTTGATTCTGTTACCGGGAATCTCAGTGGTACACCTACAGGATCAGATATCGGCACTTACATTGATATTGTAATATCTGTTAATGACGGAGAATTGTTTACGGAGCTTCCGCCGTTTGATATCGAGGTAGTCAGTGTTGATCCAGATTCAGATGAAGATGGCTATACAGTTATTGCGGATGGTGATTGTGATGATGGCGATCTTTCCATTTATCCTGGAGCCCCGGAGGTTAAGTTTGACGGGATTGATCAGAATTGTAATGGTTATGACCTGACAATTGAAATCACCAGAGCACGGTACGATGAAGAGGATGAGGAACTGAGTATTCGGGCCACCAGTGATTTAGGGAGCAATGCCAATTTAATAGTAGAGGGTTTTGGCGCTATGAGTTGGCGTTCATCCAGATCAAGATGGGAGCTGACAATATCACACATGGAATTGAATGAACTGCCGGCAACTATCTCCGTCACAGGAGTTGAAGGAAGTGAAGCAATTTCCACAACCATAAGATGA
- the glgB gene encoding 1,4-alpha-glucan branching protein GlgB produces the protein MTTETEIILDRIIASDCHDPFLALGFHVISEDPPKSIIRAFQPHAESLKVIIDGQKTDMYKMREEGLFEAIFSRVEPFDYTYEATYYNNNKFEFKDPYRATPQLSDDDKYLFNHGTHYELYRKLGAHPVTIDGIAGTIFRVWAPNARRVSVIGDFNAWDGRVHQMRILDRSGIWELFIPGIAQGEAYKFEIRSQEMAIIEKSDPFQFYSELRPKTASVVWNIDDFEWHDQEWLATARKTSPYDKPMSIYEVHLGSWQRDPGDPARFLTYKELAGTLVPYVKKMGFTHIELMPIMEHPLDESWGYQCTGYFCTTSRHGLPQEFKYFVDACHQNGIGIILDWVPSHFPTDGHSLSRFDGTALYEHQDPRQGFHPEWGTMVFNYGRKEVSNFLIANALFWLKEYHIDGLRVDAVASMLYLDYGRKHEEWLPNRYGGKENLEAIEFLRHLNSIVYQHKPNALMIAEESTSFFGVSKPTDVGGLGFGFKWNMGWMNDMLHYFNRDPLYRKYHHNSLTFSLLYAFTENFILSLSHDEVVHGKRSLLSKMPGDKWQQFANLRLLFFFLWTHPGKKMIFMGSEFGQISEWYCKVSLDWHLIGQDILHKQLQDFVKQLNGIYKESKPLWEVDFSNEGFRWMDFKDVDNSVISYARFGKDPKDHLVCLLNFTPNVIHDYKVGVPEKLNYRELFTTDLPEFGGSGVDNKELKVAFDEPFGSAPYHIMVSLPPLGGIIFKPE, from the coding sequence ATGACCACAGAGACAGAGATCATACTCGACAGAATCATTGCATCGGATTGTCACGACCCGTTTCTTGCTCTCGGTTTTCACGTGATAAGCGAAGATCCCCCCAAGTCAATTATCCGGGCCTTCCAGCCCCACGCCGAATCCCTGAAAGTCATTATCGATGGCCAGAAGACCGATATGTACAAAATGAGGGAAGAAGGCCTCTTTGAAGCAATATTCTCCCGGGTCGAACCCTTCGACTATACCTACGAGGCAACCTACTACAACAACAACAAATTCGAATTCAAGGATCCATACCGCGCAACCCCGCAGCTGTCCGATGACGACAAGTATCTGTTCAACCATGGGACCCATTATGAGCTCTACCGAAAACTCGGCGCCCATCCGGTTACCATCGACGGCATCGCGGGGACGATTTTCCGGGTCTGGGCTCCCAATGCCAGACGGGTCAGCGTAATCGGTGACTTCAATGCCTGGGACGGACGGGTCCACCAGATGCGGATTCTCGACCGATCGGGCATCTGGGAACTCTTCATCCCGGGAATTGCCCAGGGAGAGGCTTACAAGTTCGAGATCCGTTCGCAGGAAATGGCGATCATCGAAAAATCGGACCCGTTTCAGTTCTATTCCGAGCTGCGGCCCAAAACGGCATCCGTCGTCTGGAATATTGACGACTTCGAGTGGCATGACCAGGAGTGGCTTGCCACCGCGAGAAAGACCTCCCCCTACGACAAACCGATGTCGATCTATGAAGTCCATCTCGGCTCCTGGCAGAGAGATCCCGGAGATCCGGCACGGTTTCTCACCTATAAAGAACTGGCCGGGACCCTCGTTCCCTATGTCAAGAAAATGGGGTTTACCCACATCGAACTCATGCCGATCATGGAGCACCCCCTTGATGAATCCTGGGGGTATCAGTGTACCGGTTATTTCTGCACGACCAGCAGGCACGGACTGCCCCAGGAATTTAAATATTTCGTCGACGCCTGCCACCAGAACGGCATCGGCATCATCCTCGACTGGGTGCCGTCTCATTTCCCGACCGATGGCCACAGTCTGAGCCGATTTGACGGCACCGCCCTTTACGAACACCAGGACCCCCGCCAGGGGTTCCACCCTGAATGGGGGACCATGGTATTCAATTACGGACGCAAGGAGGTCAGCAATTTCCTGATCGCCAACGCCCTTTTCTGGCTCAAGGAGTATCATATCGACGGCCTGCGGGTCGATGCCGTGGCTTCAATGCTCTATCTCGATTACGGCCGCAAACATGAGGAGTGGCTGCCGAACCGTTATGGCGGCAAGGAAAACCTTGAAGCCATCGAGTTTCTCCGCCATCTGAACAGCATTGTTTACCAGCATAAACCCAATGCCCTGATGATTGCTGAGGAATCAACCAGCTTTTTCGGGGTTTCAAAACCCACCGATGTTGGCGGCCTCGGCTTCGGTTTCAAATGGAACATGGGCTGGATGAATGATATGCTCCATTATTTCAATCGTGATCCTCTCTATCGAAAGTATCATCACAACTCTCTGACCTTCTCGCTTTTATATGCTTTCACCGAGAATTTTATTCTCTCCCTTTCCCATGATGAAGTTGTGCATGGCAAGCGATCCCTGCTCAGCAAGATGCCCGGCGACAAATGGCAGCAGTTTGCCAACCTGAGATTGCTCTTCTTCTTCCTCTGGACTCATCCGGGAAAAAAAATGATCTTTATGGGAAGCGAGTTCGGCCAGATCTCGGAATGGTACTGCAAGGTGAGTCTCGACTGGCACCTCATCGGCCAGGACATTTTACACAAACAGCTCCAGGATTTCGTCAAACAACTCAACGGAATCTATAAAGAGAGCAAACCCCTCTGGGAGGTCGACTTTTCAAATGAGGGTTTTCGCTGGATGGATTTCAAGGATGTTGACAACAGTGTGATATCCTATGCCAGATTCGGCAAGGATCCCAAAGATCACCTGGTCTGCCTCTTGAACTTCACCCCGAACGTGATCCACGACTACAAGGTGGGTGTTCCCGAAAAATTAAACTACCGGGAACTTTTCACCACTGATCTTCCGGAGTTCGGCGGGAGCGGTGTAGACAATAAAGAGCTCAAGGTGGCCTTTGACGAACCGTTTGGCAGCGCCCCGTATCATATCATGGTCTCTCTGCCACCCCTGGGCGGAATCATCTTCAAACCAGAATAA
- a CDS encoding YqgE/AlgH family protein, with protein sequence MDSLQGNFLIATSQMPDPRFQRQVVYLCSHSLEDGALGLVINHPLPHTLSEIMEGANIPVPEINMPPIYLGGPVEMDAGFFLYSAEYETENFLEVTETLRLSRDIKILWDLSRGVQPHKFMFALGYSGWAPGQLEGELADNGWLVLPGDEEIVFNTPDDRKWDKAASNAGIDITTFGDVTGSA encoded by the coding sequence TTGGATTCTCTCCAGGGAAATTTTCTGATCGCAACCTCGCAGATGCCTGATCCCAGGTTTCAGAGACAGGTGGTCTATCTCTGTTCCCATTCCCTGGAGGACGGGGCGCTCGGTCTGGTCATCAACCATCCTCTGCCGCACACTCTCTCGGAGATCATGGAAGGGGCGAATATTCCTGTTCCGGAGATCAACATGCCGCCGATTTATCTTGGCGGTCCGGTTGAGATGGACGCCGGCTTTTTTCTCTATTCAGCGGAATATGAAACCGAAAACTTCCTTGAAGTGACCGAAACCCTCCGGCTTTCAAGGGATATCAAGATCCTTTGGGATCTCTCCAGGGGGGTGCAGCCGCATAAGTTCATGTTTGCTCTCGGCTATTCCGGATGGGCCCCCGGACAGCTCGAAGGCGAACTGGCGGACAACGGCTGGCTCGTTCTGCCCGGTGACGAGGAGATCGTATTCAACACCCCGGATGACCGCAAATGGGACAAGGCCGCCAGCAACGCCGGAATCGACATCACCACCTTCGGGGATGTGACCGGTTCGGCCTGA
- a CDS encoding YkgJ family cysteine cluster protein, giving the protein MGDTLTDKIFNCRQCGHCCHGETTVSLDEEDVARMVAYLRLPFEEVSRKYLRNTNGVIQMKIVDGHCIFYRDGCTIHTGKPWRCTEWPLHPSILADEANYSAIRESCRGITRNMAYREFCEILSEIIADGKKAKC; this is encoded by the coding sequence ATGGGCGATACTCTGACTGACAAAATATTCAATTGCAGGCAATGCGGGCATTGCTGCCATGGTGAAACAACGGTTTCCCTGGACGAGGAGGATGTTGCGCGGATGGTTGCCTACCTGCGACTGCCTTTTGAAGAGGTAAGCAGGAAATATCTTCGCAATACCAATGGGGTCATCCAGATGAAAATCGTTGACGGTCATTGTATATTCTACCGTGACGGATGCACCATCCACACCGGCAAACCCTGGCGCTGTACCGAATGGCCGCTGCATCCGAGCATTCTGGCCGATGAAGCCAATTATTCCGCGATCAGGGAATCCTGCCGGGGAATTACCCGGAACATGGCGTATCGGGAATTCTGCGAAATTCTTTCCGAGATCATCGCCGACGGCAAAAAAGCCAAATGCTGA
- a CDS encoding 23S rRNA (pseudouridine(1915)-N(3))-methyltransferase RlmH codes for MKFDLIFLGRTKAQYLTDGIDDFLARLKHYAEVQTRTLKVKEPGKKPEAQIKDEEADILLSHLEPGTTVVALDPGGRQYSSEEFAEKIAFWEDTGRSHISILIGGPLGLSGKVLARADQVMSLSRMTFTHDMTRLIVLEQLYRALNIRKGTGYHK; via the coding sequence TTGAAATTTGATCTGATCTTTCTCGGCCGCACCAAGGCTCAATACCTGACAGATGGTATCGACGATTTCCTTGCCAGGCTGAAACATTATGCCGAGGTCCAGACCCGGACCCTGAAAGTGAAGGAGCCAGGCAAAAAACCGGAGGCGCAGATTAAGGACGAGGAGGCGGATATCCTGCTCTCACATCTTGAACCCGGGACAACCGTCGTCGCCCTTGATCCGGGGGGCAGGCAGTACTCGTCGGAAGAGTTCGCGGAAAAGATCGCGTTCTGGGAAGATACCGGCCGCTCGCACATCTCGATTCTGATTGGCGGGCCGCTCGGTTTATCGGGGAAGGTTCTTGCGCGGGCGGATCAGGTCATGTCACTGTCCAGAATGACGTTTACCCATGACATGACTCGCTTGATCGTCCTTGAACAACTCTACAGGGCGCTGAATATCAGGAAGGGCACGGGATATCACAAATAG
- a CDS encoding NifU family protein, producing the protein MRDLVEDALNRIRPTLQKDGGDVVLVDVTSKGVVKVQLTGACRDCQMSDVTLKMGIEKFLKTEVPEVTEVVAV; encoded by the coding sequence ATGCGAGACCTGGTTGAAGACGCGTTGAACCGGATACGCCCTACCCTGCAGAAGGATGGCGGGGATGTGGTGCTGGTTGATGTAACATCCAAGGGGGTGGTGAAGGTTCAGCTGACCGGAGCCTGCCGCGACTGCCAGATGTCTGACGTAACCCTGAAGATGGGGATCGAGAAATTCCTGAAGACCGAAGTGCCGGAAGTAACCGAAGTTGTTGCCGTCTGA
- a CDS encoding phosphoglucomutase, with amino-acid sequence MSESAAITALFTEHIQSAPHPDNNYFALLRALVAGRSSFIPSSAEYASWQQAIEKVYGLIQDEIIHNLDRPVTPVKFGTSGWRGILGKDLFIRSVCQVTLAITDLYSDPEPEMAEALGVASLGEARARGCVVGHDNRFGGGIMAQSVVDILTGKGFKVYFAGESTTGVLSAALLELRAAFSINLTPSHNPLEYGGFKFNGADGGPAAKIITDRITANAVKRIESGIHETPPPDPTLCEEIDSLAIWIDFVRKNTPRHHLDYDQIIDTFLASPEMVIAVDSVHGASRKHIGRLFKNHECDRLILLRQENDPTFGGIAPEPSSANMAKVNEILAARPEKLKLGMIIDPDADRIRFSDGIKEIEMNKFGAAAYHYLHVHKSLAGPVAKSVATSNFANAVATGLHDEVFESRVGFKEFKPVVGKALVCFEESDGISVIGHTPEKDAYIGLLLAIDMTLGLKKNISAYISEIEAEFGAYYPDRDAFTVTSSGEELTGKLALLKKFTPGTTLTIGSTAKKIASVIDIDGTKLIFSDHSWLMIRPSGTEPKVRIYVEARSSAGRRELITAAGGLLKEAGVV; translated from the coding sequence ATGTCCGAATCTGCTGCAATAACGGCGCTGTTCACTGAACATATTCAATCCGCACCCCACCCCGACAACAACTATTTCGCGCTGCTCCGCGCTCTTGTCGCGGGCCGCTCCTCCTTCATACCCTCTTCCGCGGAATATGCGTCCTGGCAACAGGCGATCGAAAAGGTGTACGGGCTCATTCAGGATGAAATAATCCATAATCTCGATCGGCCCGTAACTCCGGTAAAGTTCGGCACCTCGGGCTGGCGGGGAATACTCGGCAAGGACCTTTTCATCAGATCCGTCTGCCAGGTGACTCTCGCGATTACCGATCTCTACTCTGATCCGGAACCGGAAATGGCTGAGGCCCTGGGTGTCGCTTCCCTTGGCGAAGCAAGAGCGCGAGGATGCGTGGTCGGCCACGACAACCGCTTCGGAGGAGGGATCATGGCCCAAAGCGTTGTCGACATCCTCACCGGTAAAGGTTTCAAGGTTTACTTTGCCGGTGAATCAACCACCGGCGTCCTTTCGGCCGCATTGCTCGAACTTCGCGCCGCATTTTCCATCAACCTCACCCCGAGCCACAACCCGCTGGAGTATGGCGGCTTCAAATTCAACGGTGCGGATGGCGGTCCGGCGGCCAAAATTATTACCGACCGGATCACCGCCAACGCCGTAAAACGGATAGAATCGGGCATTCACGAGACCCCGCCCCCTGATCCAACCCTCTGCGAAGAGATTGATTCACTTGCGATCTGGATTGACTTTGTCCGCAAAAACACGCCCCGTCACCACCTGGATTATGATCAGATCATCGACACTTTCCTTGCTTCTCCCGAGATGGTGATCGCGGTCGATTCAGTACACGGCGCAAGCAGAAAGCATATCGGAAGATTGTTCAAAAACCACGAATGCGACCGGCTGATCCTGCTCCGCCAGGAAAATGATCCTACCTTCGGCGGCATTGCCCCGGAACCCTCGTCGGCCAACATGGCAAAGGTTAACGAGATCCTCGCCGCCCGCCCGGAAAAACTGAAACTCGGGATGATCATCGACCCGGATGCCGACCGGATCAGATTCTCGGACGGCATCAAAGAGATCGAGATGAACAAGTTCGGCGCTGCCGCCTACCATTATCTCCATGTCCACAAATCCCTGGCGGGGCCGGTGGCAAAAAGTGTTGCCACCAGCAATTTCGCCAATGCGGTGGCAACAGGGTTGCATGATGAAGTTTTCGAATCCCGGGTCGGATTCAAGGAATTCAAGCCGGTTGTCGGCAAGGCGCTGGTCTGTTTCGAGGAGTCGGACGGCATCTCGGTGATCGGTCACACCCCTGAGAAGGATGCCTACATCGGCCTGCTCCTGGCAATTGATATGACTCTGGGTTTAAAAAAGAACATCAGTGCATACATCTCGGAGATCGAGGCTGAATTCGGCGCCTATTACCCGGATCGGGATGCCTTCACCGTAACTTCCAGCGGCGAGGAACTGACCGGCAAACTCGCTCTCCTGAAAAAGTTCACCCCGGGGACAACCCTCACGATCGGCAGCACCGCCAAAAAAATCGCCTCGGTGATTGATATCGACGGTACCAAACTCATATTTTCCGACCACAGCTGGCTGATGATCCGACCCTCCGGCACCGAACCCAAGGTGCGTATCTATGTTGAAGCGCGCTCCTCCGCAGGACGCCGGGAGCTGATCACGGCCGCCGGCGGTTTGCTGAAAGAGGCAGGGGTCGTCTGA